A single genomic interval of Eptesicus fuscus isolate TK198812 chromosome 10, DD_ASM_mEF_20220401, whole genome shotgun sequence harbors:
- the TAAR9 gene encoding LOW QUALITY PROTEIN: trace amine-associated receptor 9 (The sequence of the model RefSeq protein was modified relative to this genomic sequence to represent the inferred CDS: inserted 2 bases in 1 codon; deleted 1 base in 1 codon; substituted 1 base at 1 genomic stop codon) — protein MSVAEDVRERESLCTGGGVLRHSIELKAALLGPEHKDLRKHHSPFAQQQHHLGTSTVNNFSQAEAVELCXEHVNGSCVKTPSSPGPRAILYAFLGLGAVLAVFGNLLVITAILHFKQLHTPTNFLIASLACADFLVGVTAMPFSTVRSVESCWYFKFHTCFDTSFCFASLLHVCCISIDRYIAVTDPLTYPTKFTVSVSGICIVRSWFFSVTYSFSVSYTGANEEGIEELVVALTYIGGCQAPLNQNWVLLCFLLFFIPTVAMVIIYGKIFLVAKHQARKIESTASQAQSSSESYKERVAKRERKAAKTLGIAMAAFLVSWLPYIMDAVIDAYMNFITPPYVXEILVWCVYYNSAMNPLIYAFFNPRFWKAIKLIVNGKVLRSDSSTINLFSEEADID, from the exons ATGAGTGTTGCTGAAGATGTAAGAGAAAGGGAGTCCTTGTGCACT GGAGGGGGAGTTTTACGACACTCTATAGAACTGAAGGCTGCTCTTTTAGGGCCTGAGCATAAAGACCTGAGGAAGCATCACTCTCCCTTTGCACAGCAGCAGCATCACTTGGGCACCA GCACGGTGAACAATTTCTCCCAAGCTGAAGCAGTGGAACTCTGCTAGGAGCATGTGAATGGCTCCTGTGTTAAGACTCCTTCCTCGCCAGGACCTCGAGCCATTCTGTACGCCTTCCTGGGTTTGGGGGCTGTGCTGGCCGTGTTTGGGAACTTACTGGTCATTACCGCTATCCTGCACTTCAAACAGCTGCACACACCTACCAACTTTCTGATTGCATCCCTGGCCTGTGCTGACTTCCTGGTGGGAGTGACGGCGATGCCCTTCAGCACGGTGAGGTCTGTGGAGAGCTGCTGGTACTTTAAATTTCATACGTGTTTCGATACTTCCTTCTGTTTTGCTTCTTTACTTCATGTATGCTGTATCTCTATTGATAGATATATCGCTGTTACTGATCCTCTGACCTATCCAACCAAGTTCACTGTCTCGGTGTCAGGAATATGCATTGTTCGCTCTTGGTTCTTTTCTGTCACCTatagtttttctgtttcttacacTGGGGCCAATGAAGAAGGAATTGAGGAACTAGTAGTTGCTCTAACCTATATAGGAGGCTGTCAAGCTCCATTGAATCAAAATTGGGTTCTACTTTGTTTTCTCCTATTCTTTATACCCACTGTGGCCATGGTGATTATATACGGTAAGATATTTTTGGTGGCTAAACATCAGGCTAGGAAGATTGAAAGTACAGCCAGCCAAGCTCAGTCCTCCTCAGAGAGTTACAAGGAAAGAGTagcaaagagggagagaaaagctgCTAAAACATTGGGTATTGCTATGGCAGCATTTCTTGTCTCTTGGCTGCCATACATCATGGATGCTGTGATTGATGCTTATATGAATTTTATAACTCCGCCTTATGT TGAGATTTTAGTGTGGTGTGTTTATTATAATTCAGCTATGAACCCCTTgatatatgct ttttttaacCCACGGTTTTGGAAGGCAATAAAACTTATTGTAAATGGCAAAGTCTTAAGGAGTGATTCATCAACAATTAACTTATTTTCTGAGGAAGCAGATATAGATTAA